The Lacerta agilis mitochondrion, complete genome DNA segment TAGCTCTGTCAGTGCTAAATTACAGATTAAAACCTGTGAACCTTAGTGGCACATCCAGCACAACTAGGTTTTCAAAATGCAGCCTCTCCTATTATAGAAGAGCTCCTCCACTTTCATGATCATGCACTAATAATTGTCTTCTTAATTAGCGCTCTAGTTCTATACATTATTAGCCTAATATTATCAACAAAACTTACCCATACTAACACAATAGATGCCCAGGAAGTAGAAATAATCTGAACCATTCTTCCCGCAATTATCTTAATTATAATTGCACTTCCCTCCCTTCAAATCCTTTACCTCATAGACGAAGTCAACAACCCCCACCTTACTATTAAAGCTATCGGACACCAGTGATATTGAAGCTATGAGTACACAGACTACGAAAACCTGTTATTTGACTCATATATAATCCCAACATGCGACCTACTACCTGGAAACTTTCGCCTATTAGAGGTAGATCACCGAGTTGTAATTCCTACAGAATCACCAATCCGAATTTTAATTTCAGCAGAAGATGTTCTACACTCATGAGCAATTCCAACACTTGGTATTAAAACAGACGCAGTCCCAGGTCGACTAAACCAAACAACCTTAATTACATCCCACCCAGGTTTATTTTATGGCCAATGTTCAGAGATTTCTGGCTCAAATCATAGCTTTATACGCATTGTAGTAGAATCAACACCTCTAAAATACTTTGAAGACTGATCTAAACTTATAGTAAGCTCATCACTGAGAAGCTACATTCAGCACTAGCCTTTTAAGCTAGAGAGGGGAAACAGTTTCCCTCAGTGAAATGCCCCAGCTTAATCCAACCCCTTGATTTATAGTCTTTATTCTAATCTGAGTATTTCTCATCATATTTTTTACAAAAACCTTAAACAACAACCCCCCCCTCTCAACTTCACAATATTATAAGCAACCCAGTAATCACCACTGAATCTGACCATGACTTTAAGCTTCTTTGATCAATTTAGTATCCCCAACATCCTGGGCATTCCTTTAATAATCCCAGCTTTATTGTTCCCTCTAATTATTTGATTTACAACAAACCGCCTCATCCAAAACCGATATTCAACCATTCAGTCCTCTTTCACTTTTTATATTACAAAACAAATAATGTTACCAATTAACACCACAGGACATAAATGGGCAAGCACCTTTGTAACACTCATATTAATACTTATACTGTTTAACACACTAGGCCTGCTACCTTACACCTTCACCCCAACCACTCAACTCTCAATGAATATAGCCCTTGCTGTCCCAACCTGATTAATAACTATCTTTATTGGACTACGAAACCAACCTACCGCCTCACTAGGCCACCTTCTCCCAGAAGGCACCCCCACCTTACTTATTCCTATATTAATTTTAATCGAAACTGTTAGCCTACTTATCCGCCCTATTGCATTAGGAGTACGACTAACAGCCAACTTAACAGCCGGACATTTACTAATCCAACTCACCTCAACAGCAGTATTTGCCCTCCTAAATACTATAACCATTACAGCATCCACAACCTTAATTGTACTTATTCTGCTAACCTGCCTAGAAATAGCTGTTGCCTTAATCCAAGCCTATGTGTTCGTCCTACTTCTAACCCTCTACCTACAAGAAAACATTTAATGACCCACCAGGCACACCCATTTCACATAGTAGACCCAAGTCCCTGACCACTAACAGGAGCCATCGCCGCATTATTAATGACATCAGGTCTAGCAGCATGATTTCATTTTAATAACACTAACCTAATATACCTTGGCCTAGTTGTCTTATTATTAACTATACAACAATGGTGACGAGACATCATCCGTGAAGGAACTTATCAAGGACAACACACAGCACCCGTACAAAAGGGGTTACGATATGGCATAATCTTATTTATTACCTCAGAAGTACTATTCTTCGCAGGCTTCTTTTGAGCTTTTTATCATTCAAGTTTAGCCCCAACCCCAGAACTAGGAAACCAATGACCACCAACCGGAATTGAACCTTTAAACGCCTTTGAAGTCCCATTGCTTAACACTGCTGTCCTACTAGCCTCTGGAGTAACAGTAACATGAGCCCACCATGCTCTAATAGAGGGTAAACGAAAAGACATAATTCAAGCACTTACCCTAACAATCTTACTTGGCTTATATTTTACAATCCTTCAAGCCGCCGAATATTATGAAGCCCCCTTCACAATCTCAGATAGCGTCTATGGCGCTACTTTCTTCGTAGCCACAGGTTTCCATGGCCTTCATGTAATTATTGGCTCAACCTTTCTTCTTGTCTGTCTTATTCGACAACTATCTCACCATTTTACAACAAGTCACCATTTTGGATTTGAAGCCGCTGCCTGATATTGACACTTTGTAGATGTCGTATGATTATTCTTATATGTATCAATCTACTGATGAGGCTCATACTTTTTTAATATAATTAATATGGATGACTTCCACTCATCCAACCTCAGCACAAACCTGAGAAAAAGTAATGAACCTTATAACAATATTTATTATTACTACTTTAATTTCAACAATCCTTATTCTAATTAGCTTCTGACTCCCGCAAATACTACCAGACATAGAAAAACTCTCCCCATACGAATGTGGGTTTGACCCATTGGGCTCTGCACGACTCCCTTTCTCTATTCGATTTTTTTTAGTAGCCATTTTATTTCTTCTTTTCGACCTAGAAATTGCCCTCCTGCTCCCAACCCCCTGAGCAACAAACCTTCCTTACCCTATAGTAACTGTCTCATGGGTATACACAATTATTACCCTTTTAACCCTAGGCCTCATCTATGAATGAACACAGGGCGGTCTAGATTGAGCCGAATAAGGGGTTAGTCTAAACAAGACCATTAATTTCGACTTAATAAATTCTGATATACCAGAACCCCTAACATGTCAACAATCCTTTTTCTATTAAATACCTCCTTTCTACTTGGCTTATTAGGCCTATCATTTCATCGCACTCATCTTATATCCATTCTTATCTGCATTGAAGCAATAATACTAACGCCATACTTAATAATGACGACACTTATATCTTCTACGAATACTCCAACTACTGCCATACTACCCATCCTACTTTTAGCTCTATCAGCCTGTGAAGCCAGCACAGGACTCGCTCTTTTAGTTGCTACAACTCGAACACATGGAACAGACCACATGAAAACTCTCAATCTCCTAAAATGTTAAAAATTATTATCCCAACGGCTTTATTAGTACCATCCGCCCTTTTACTCAGTCCAAATATCCTCTTCTCAACCATAGTTGGATACTCAATACTTCTATCCCTTCTTAGCCTTTTATTGTTCAACCACCCAATACTTCTTAAAATCTCCAATGCAACTACTTATTTTACTACTGACACTACCTCAACTCCTCTTATTGTTCTTTCTTGCTGACTCCTCCCACTTATAATTCTGGCAAGCCAAAATCACCTAAAAACCGAACCCCAATATCGAAAACGCATGTTTTTAATAACTTTGTCAACCCTACAAACAATTCTCATTTTAACCTTCTCTGCCTCAGAGTTTATTCTATTTTACATTCTATTTGAAGCCACCCTGATTCCCACTTTAATTATTATTACACGTTGAGGAAACCAAGCCGAACGTTTAAATGCTGGCCTCTACTTTTTATTCTACACACTAACAAGCTCCTTACCCCTCCTAATTACTATACTTTATCTAAACAACAAATATGCCCACACCTCAATAGAACTTTTTTACCTTAATCAACCAGAACTACCTTCCACAAGCCCTAACCCCATATTCTGACTAGCTTCTCTTTTAGCCTTTATAGTCAAACTACCACTATATGGTCTTCACCTTTGACTTCCAAAAGCTCATGTAGAAGCCCCAATTGCCGGTTCAATAGGAACTGCTGCAGTCTTACTAAAACTAGGAGGCTACGGCCTAATTCGCGTCTCACCCCTACTTTATCCGCACCCTCAAACCCTTGTTCTTCCAATCATAGTCATAGCCCTATGAGGCATCCTGATAACTAGCTCAATTTGTCTTCGACAAACGGACCTAAAAGCCTTAATCGCCTACTCATCCGTAAGCCACATAGGCCTTGTCGCAGCTGCAATCCTGACACAAACCCCCTGAGGACTTACAGGCGCCATAATCCTAATAATCGCAC contains these protein-coding regions:
- the ND4L gene encoding NADH dehydrogenase subunit 4L — its product is MSTILFLLNTSFLLGLLGLSFHRTHLMSILICIEAMMLTPYLMMTTLMSSTNTPTTAMLPILLLALSACEASTGLALLVATTRTHGTDHMKTLNLLKC
- the ATP8 gene encoding ATP synthase F0 subunit 8, yielding MPQLNPTPWFMVFILIWVFLIMFFTKTLNNNPPLSTSQYYKQPSNHHWIWPWL
- the ND3 gene encoding NADH dehydrogenase subunit 3 (TAA stop codon is completed by the addition of 3' A residues to the mRNA) yields the protein MNLMTMFIITTLISTILILISFWLPQMLPDMEKLSPYECGFDPLGSARLPFSIRFFLVAILFLLFDLEIALLLPTPWATNLPYPMVTVSWVYTIITLLTLGLIYEWTQGGLDWAE
- the ATP6 gene encoding ATP synthase F0 subunit 6 (TAA stop codon is completed by the addition of 3' A residues to the mRNA), translated to MTLSFFDQFSIPNILGIPLMIPALLFPLIIWFTTNRLIQNRYSTIQSSFTFYITKQMMLPINTTGHKWASTFVTLMLMLMLFNTLGLLPYTFTPTTQLSMNMALAVPTWLMTIFIGLRNQPTASLGHLLPEGTPTLLIPMLILIETVSLLIRPIALGVRLTANLTAGHLLIQLTSTAVFALLNTMTITASTTLIVLILLTCLEMAVALIQAYVFVLLLTLYLQENI
- the COX3 gene encoding cytochrome c oxidase subunit III (TAA stop codon is completed by the addition of 3' A residues to the mRNA), producing MTHQAHPFHMVDPSPWPLTGAIAALLMTSGLAAWFHFNNTNLMYLGLVVLLLTMQQWWRDIIREGTYQGQHTAPVQKGLRYGMILFITSEVLFFAGFFWAFYHSSLAPTPELGNQWPPTGIEPLNAFEVPLLNTAVLLASGVTVTWAHHALMEGKRKDMIQALTLTILLGLYFTILQAAEYYEAPFTISDSVYGATFFVATGFHGLHVIIGSTFLLVCLIRQLSHHFTTSHHFGFEAAAWYWHFVDVVWLFLYVSIYWWGS
- the COX2 gene encoding cytochrome c oxidase subunit II (TAA stop codon is completed by the addition of 3' A residues to the mRNA); this translates as MAHPAQLGFQNAASPIMEELLHFHDHALMIVFLISALVLYIISLMLSTKLTHTNTMDAQEVEMIWTILPAIILIMIALPSLQILYLMDEVNNPHLTIKAIGHQWYWSYEYTDYENLLFDSYMIPTCDLLPGNFRLLEVDHRVVIPTESPIRILISAEDVLHSWAIPTLGIKTDAVPGRLNQTTLITSHPGLFYGQCSEISGSNHSFMRIVVESTPLKYFEDWSKLMVSS
- the ND4 gene encoding NADH dehydrogenase subunit 4 (TAA stop codon is completed by the addition of 3' A residues to the mRNA); this encodes MLKIIIPTALLVPSALLLSPNILFSTMVGYSMLLSLLSLLLFNHPMLLKISNATTYFTTDTTSTPLIVLSCWLLPLMILASQNHLKTEPQYRKRMFLMTLSTLQTILILTFSASEFILFYILFEATLIPTLIIITRWGNQAERLNAGLYFLFYTLTSSLPLLITMLYLNNKYAHTSMELFYLNQPELPSTSPNPMFWLASLLAFMVKLPLYGLHLWLPKAHVEAPIAGSMGTAAVLLKLGGYGLIRVSPLLYPHPQTLVLPIMVMALWGILMTSSICLRQTDLKALIAYSSVSHMGLVAAAILTQTPWGLTGAMILMIAHGLTSSALFTLANTNYERAHTRTLLIVRGLQLIFPLMSSWWLLVNLTNMALPPSINLIGELYIIITLFNWSPPSILLTGVGTLITASYSLYMFLMTQRGSTSTQFQLLSPTHTREHLTLILHLLPLGLLILKPALISGLFI